TTCCTGCTAATAAGGCACAAATTTCATCTTTCATTTGTTCTGGAGTAGTCAATTGTCTTTCTTCTGGAAGATACCATGCAGATCCCAAAGATCTTCCTCTTGGAACTATGGTCACCTTGACTAAAGGTGCCGCGTGTTCCAGCAACCAACTTATTGTAGCATGTCCAGCTTCATGATAGGCTATTCGTTTTTTTTCATTTGGTTTGATAATCTTATTCTTTTTTTCTAAACCTCCTATAATACGATCTATCGCATCTAGAAAATCTTGATTTTCTATTCTAGATCTATCTTTTCTTGCTGCAATAAGTGCAGATTCGTTACAAACATTTGCTATATCTGCACCACTAAAACCTGGAGTTTGCCTAGCTAAAAAATCTGTATCCACATTATTAGATAATACTAATCTTTGGAGATGAACTTTAAATATTTCTTTCCTTTCATTTAATTCAGGAGGATCAACTAATATAGTCCGATCAAAACGACCAGGACGAAGCAATGCTTTGTCCAAAATATCTGATCTATTTGTTGCTGCCAATACAATTACATTGGTATGAGTTCCAAACCCATCCATTTCTGTTAACAATTGATTCAAAGTATTTTCTCTTTCATCATTCGATCCAGCTATACTGCTTTTTCCTCTAGCTCTTCCTATAGCATCAATTTCATCAATAAATATTATACATGGAGATTTCTCTTTAGCTTTCTCAAACAAATCTCTTACTCGAGAAGCCCCTACTCCTACGAACATTTCTACAAAATCTGAACCTGATAAAGAAAAAAATGGAACTTTAGCTTCTCCAGCTACTGCTTTTGCTAGCAAAGTTTTTCCTGTACCTGGAGGACCTATTAATAAAGCCCCTTTAGGTATTTTTCCTCCAAGTTTAGTATATTTTTGAGGACTTTTTAAAAATTCTACTATTTCTTGAACTTCTTCTTTTGCTCCTTCTAATCCTGCTACATCTTTAAATGTAATTTTTACATTATCATTTTCATCAAATAATCTAGCTCTAGATTTTCCTATATTAAATATTTGACCTCCGGGGCCTCCTCCTGTAGAACCTATTTTTCTAAAAAGAAAAACCCAAAAAATTACTAATAATATGAAAAATATGCCATAATCAAAGAAAAATTTAGTTATTGTATATTCTTGTTGATTTTTAAAATCAATAATGGTATTCAGATTATACTTTTTTTTATATTCTTCAAATTTTTTCTGAAAAAATTGCAAATCTCCTATTTCAAACTCGTACTGTAACAGTTCCGTAATAAACCTTTTTTCATTCTCATTTTTAGTAGGAGTAGTAATTCTTGTTCCATTAACTTTTTTTAAATAAACATGTACTATTTCTCTATGTTTAATTATAATCTTTTGAACATTCCCTTTTGATAAAATATCAAAAAAAGTATCCTGATCTATTTTTCTAGGATACGAAAAAGAAGATTTAAAAAAAAATATTCCAATAAATATAGCAAATATGACTGCATATACCCAAAAAAAATTATTTTTGCCTTTGGCTTTTTTATCTATCATATAGGTGTTTTCTTCATTATTTAATTTAAATAAAAACCAAATTTTCTGTTATTAGTTTTGATTCCAAAGACTTTCTATATCATAATGCAATCTTACTTCTTTTTGAAAAACATGGACTACAATAGAAATATAATCTACCAATACCCACTCTCTCATTTTTAATCCTTCTATATGCCAAGGTTTTTTCTGTAATTGTTTAATTGTAGTTCTTTCTATAGATTGTGAAATGGCATAAACTTGATTATGAGAATTACCGTTACAAATGACAAAATAATCACAAATAAAATTTTCTCTATTTTTCAAGTTTATAATAGATATATTTTTTCCTTTAACCATTTGAATCCCTTCTATGATTTTTTTTAGCAACAAAACGAAAATTGTTTTTTAATTAAATTTATAAGTATTTCTTTTTTTAAATTTCAAAAAACAAAAATAAGGTTTTCACTTTAAAGAAGTTAAATTTTCCAATATAAAACATTTTGAAAAAACTTATTTGGCCTATAAATTTAGTTCTATTACAAGAAGTTAATTCTACAAATCAATATGCAAGGAAATATAGTTATAAAAAAAAAATTGGATAATTATCTGGTCCATGAATCAAACTAAAGGAATAGGAGTGAGTAATAATTTATGGTACACGGAAAAAGGTAAAAACTTAACTTTCAGTATCATTTTTAGACCTATCAATTCTTTTCCAGTCAATAAAAAATACATGATCAATGTTATCACAAGCAATGCTATTCATAAAACTTTATTAAAAATAATAAAAAAAAATTTTTGGATTAAATGGCCTAACGATATTATTTCATGCAGTAAAAAAATAGGAGGTATTTTAATAGAAAATAGTATTTTTCTAAAAAAAATTCATACTTCTATTATTGGAATCGGTTTAAATGTTCATCAAACAAAGTTTGAAAAAGAATGGAATGCTTCTTCTTTGAAGAAAATTTTTAATATGAATTTTGAATTAGACCATCTTTTTTATAACATTATATATTCTATTCAAAAAGAATATTCTCTTTTTATGATTCACGGAGAAAATTTTGTACGAGAATATTATATCAATCATCTTTATTTGAAAGATAAAATTTCTCTTTTTTATATTTACAAAATAAATAATTTTGTTAAAGGAACAATACGATCTATAACAGATGAAGGTTTTCTAATCATTGAATTCAACAATAAATTTTATTCTTTCTGTCAAAAAGAAATCAAATTTATTGAATAATTTTTTTTTCTATTATTGAATTGTTTTTTGACTATGTTTTATCAGTTTTTTCTCTTGAATTTTCATAAGAATTTTCTTCTCATTCAACATAAATTCCTTGATAAAAAAGAAAAAACCAATATTGATCATATTAGAAGTAAAATAATACAGAGATAATGCAGAAGCGTAACTATTTATAAATAATAACATAATAATAGGCATCAAATACAATATGAAATTCATATCGGGAATAGAACTATTTTCATCTTGAGAAAAGTCTTTTTTCCCATTATTACTTAATTTTGTGTAAACTAGTAATGCGAATGAATATAATAAAGTGAGCAAACTCACATGATTTCCGTAAAAAGGAATAAAAAAAGGCAATTCAAGAATTGAATCATATGAAGTAAGATCTTCTACCCATAAAAAAGATTTTCCTCTCAAATTAATTATAGTAGGAAAAAATTTAAATAATGAGTAAAAAATAGGAATTTGAAATAATGTAGAAAGACATCCAGACATTGGATTAATGCCTACTTTACTATACAATTCCATCATAACTCTTTGTTTCTTAAAAGCATCTTCATTATTTTTATATCTATTGTTTAATTCTTCTATTTCCGGACGAATTAATTTCATTATAGCGCTTAATTTATATTGTTTGTAAGTAATTGGAGATAATATAAGTTTTACGACTATGGTCATCAAAATAATAATAACACCATAATTTAAATTTGTTTTTTCCAGAAATTGAAAAATTATCAGAAAAAAATATTTATTAATCCACTTTAAAAAACCCCATCCAAATGGAATAATATTTTCAAATCCGTTTTTATATTCTTTTAATAAATTAAAATCTAAAGGACCAAAATAGAAACGAAAAGAAAAGTGAAATTCTTCATTTTTTTTCGTATTTATAAATGTTTTGAATTGAATTTTCTTTAGAAAACTTCCTGAAGAAAAATTTTCTGATTGGACAAAAGTGTTTTTAAATATTTTTTCCGGAATGAATATAGAAGCAAAAAATTGTTGTTTATAAGCAATCCAATTTATGTTAGATATATTTTTTTCTTCTGTCTTTTTTTCGGATAAATATTTTACAGATGCTGAATTTTTATTAAAAACAGAATAATAAGCTTGAGTATAAGAATTTTCCCAATTTCTATCCTTTTCCAGAGATAAAATTTTTTGCTCTAAATTGATAGAAACTAAT
This sequence is a window from Blattabacterium cuenoti. Protein-coding genes within it:
- the ftsH gene encoding ATP-dependent zinc metalloprotease FtsH — its product is MIDKKAKGKNNFFWVYAVIFAIFIGIFFFKSSFSYPRKIDQDTFFDILSKGNVQKIIIKHREIVHVYLKKVNGTRITTPTKNENEKRFITELLQYEFEIGDLQFFQKKFEEYKKKYNLNTIIDFKNQQEYTITKFFFDYGIFFILLVIFWVFLFRKIGSTGGGPGGQIFNIGKSRARLFDENDNVKITFKDVAGLEGAKEEVQEIVEFLKSPQKYTKLGGKIPKGALLIGPPGTGKTLLAKAVAGEAKVPFFSLSGSDFVEMFVGVGASRVRDLFEKAKEKSPCIIFIDEIDAIGRARGKSSIAGSNDERENTLNQLLTEMDGFGTHTNVIVLAATNRSDILDKALLRPGRFDRTILVDPPELNERKEIFKVHLQRLVLSNNVDTDFLARQTPGFSGADIANVCNESALIAARKDRSRIENQDFLDAIDRIIGGLEKKNKIIKPNEKKRIAYHEAGHATISWLLEHAAPLVKVTIVPRGRSLGSAWYLPEERQLTTPEQMKDEICALLAGRSAEEIIFSSISTGALNDLERVTKQAQSMVAIFGLNERIGNISYYDSTGQNEFSFSKPYSEKTAQIIDEEISKIITEQYQRAKKILKNNEKKLSMLANELLEKEVIFREDLKKIFGERPYPDEIGDILGNISSS
- the rsfS gene encoding ribosome silencing factor; protein product: MLLKKIIEGIQMVKGKNISIINLKNRENFICDYFVICNGNSHNQVYAISQSIERTTIKQLQKKPWHIEGLKMREWVLVDYISIVVHVFQKEVRLHYDIESLWNQN
- a CDS encoding biotin--[acetyl-CoA-carboxylase] ligase, coding for MNQTKGIGVSNNLWYTEKGKNLTFSIIFRPINSFPVNKKYMINVITSNAIHKTLLKIIKKNFWIKWPNDIISCSKKIGGILIENSIFLKKIHTSIIGIGLNVHQTKFEKEWNASSLKKIFNMNFELDHLFYNIIYSIQKEYSLFMIHGENFVREYYINHLYLKDKISLFYIYKINNFVKGTIRSITDEGFLIIEFNNKFYSFCQKEIKFIE
- the yidC gene encoding membrane protein insertase YidC; this encodes MKDKNLDYSSMIGLFLILLILTIFTYFNKEKEYKVNKKFFDRKKVLLFEKKKKEKNNFFLLENNVLRLKISNVGGIISEVFLKKYKSYDTSLSYHARNLYLVKNSSFLYKMSFSNKEGLNIDTKNLFFQPFSLKNQKKGIKILIMRAKNPYGKGFLDYIYTIGIENQYDIGFSVRTTNFYPFRKLVSINLEQKILSLEKDRNWENSYTQAYYSVFNKNSASVKYLSEKKTEEKNISNINWIAYKQQFFASIFIPEKIFKNTFVQSENFSSGSFLKKIQFKTFINTKKNEEFHFSFRFYFGPLDFNLLKEYKNGFENIIPFGWGFLKWINKYFFLIIFQFLEKTNLNYGVIIILMTIVVKLILSPITYKQYKLSAIMKLIRPEIEELNNRYKNNEDAFKKQRVMMELYSKVGINPMSGCLSTLFQIPIFYSLFKFFPTIINLRGKSFLWVEDLTSYDSILELPFFIPFYGNHVSLLTLLYSFALLVYTKLSNNGKKDFSQDENSSIPDMNFILYLMPIIMLLFINSYASALSLYYFTSNMINIGFFFFIKEFMLNEKKILMKIQEKKLIKHSQKTIQ